The following proteins come from a genomic window of Sphingobium cloacae:
- a CDS encoding MarR family winged helix-turn-helix transcriptional regulator, with protein MTPDAEILLQTAPPSSIAELEDFLPYLVNRLASVGLAVQNRTLGQQGINTVMLRTLSVLHITNGLTVNEIAVQTFVDQSTASRTIDAMAASGWVERRIPETDMRRREIILTEAGRKLLRDCWPLMEGHCARLTDGIHEADLAACRRVLARMTDNLRQGES; from the coding sequence GTGACCCCGGACGCCGAAATACTGCTCCAGACCGCCCCGCCGTCGAGCATTGCGGAACTGGAAGACTTCCTGCCTTATCTGGTCAACCGGCTGGCAAGCGTGGGCCTGGCCGTACAGAACCGGACGCTTGGCCAGCAGGGGATCAACACGGTGATGCTGCGCACGCTGTCGGTCCTGCACATCACGAACGGATTGACCGTCAACGAGATCGCGGTGCAGACCTTCGTGGATCAGTCCACCGCCAGCCGCACGATCGACGCCATGGCCGCATCGGGCTGGGTCGAGCGCCGGATTCCCGAGACGGACATGCGGCGCCGGGAAATCATATTGACCGAGGCGGGCAGAAAGCTGCTGCGCGACTGCTGGCCGTTGATGGAAGGCCATTGTGCCCGCCTGACCGATGGCATCCATGAGGCCGACCTCGCGGCGTGCCGCCGGGTGCTCGCGCGCATGACGGACAATCTGCGCCAGGGCGAAAGCTGA
- a CDS encoding MarR family winged helix-turn-helix transcriptional regulator, which yields MTQTGQSGTQSSEYHDPLSNIETRIWLRLLTLQGTIYARLNRIFLDQFGISIAKFDVLAQLHRFGDNLSQGELSERLKVTGGNVTGLVRRLVADGLITREMSASDRRSFVVSLTPKGRAVFEAARDMHDALLRDWFGGLSPDDLKSALDILNLLSSETQAKIR from the coding sequence ATGACGCAAACCGGCCAATCCGGCACCCAATCGAGCGAATATCACGACCCGCTTTCGAACATCGAGACCCGAATCTGGCTTCGCCTCCTGACCTTGCAGGGCACGATCTATGCCCGACTCAACCGCATTTTCCTGGACCAGTTCGGAATCTCGATCGCCAAATTCGACGTCCTCGCCCAACTGCATCGTTTTGGCGACAATCTGAGCCAGGGGGAACTTTCCGAGCGGCTCAAGGTCACGGGCGGCAATGTGACCGGCCTTGTCCGGCGGCTCGTCGCGGACGGTCTCATCACGCGCGAAATGTCCGCATCCGACCGCCGCTCGTTCGTCGTCAGCCTGACGCCGAAGGGGCGCGCGGTCTTCGAGGCCGCGCGAGACATGCACGACGCCCTGTTGCGCGACTGGTTCGGCGGCCTGTCGCCGGACGATCTGAAATCGGCCCTCGATATATTGAACCTGCTATCTTCCGAGACGCAGGCAAAAATCCGATAG
- a CDS encoding indolepyruvate oxidoreductase subunit beta family protein, giving the protein MLDETVKLPLAAAGEATERPIAIAIVAMGGQGGGVLTGWIVSLAENAGWVAQSTSVPGVAQRTGATIYYVEMMKPANGQRPILAQMPTPGDVDVVMASEFMEAGRSILRGIVTPDRTTLIASNHRSFAISEKSAPGKGIAESGAVVDAIGISARRQIIFDMDALATRNGSVISAAMFGALAGSGVLPFPIEDYHSVIGKDGRGVAASLRTFDRAFEQATRSPAPAAEPVEPEGASTDPVPETSSDARVAPLLARLRQELPQAAWSIAFAGLKKVVDFQDEAYGRQYLDTLRHVHAIDKEIGGDAQGFALTVTAAKYAANAMAYDDVIRVADLKTRSARRKRIEGEIGVGAQHILSTTEYMHPRMEEIAGMLPAGLANWLKRREGLYRWLDRRVNKGRRVRTYSPGSFLMLYTLAGLRGMRRRSLRHVEEEAHRTEWLDFAMEMARRNYELGVEVLKCRRLIKGYSDTHARGLSKFDRVIAEIGRIAGRKDAAGWARRLRETAIKDGEDADLDGLIRTMQSFA; this is encoded by the coding sequence ATGCTCGATGAAACAGTGAAGCTCCCGCTGGCGGCGGCCGGCGAGGCGACCGAGCGGCCGATCGCGATCGCGATCGTGGCGATGGGCGGTCAGGGCGGCGGCGTGCTGACCGGATGGATCGTCAGCCTGGCCGAGAATGCAGGCTGGGTGGCGCAATCCACCTCGGTCCCCGGCGTGGCCCAGCGAACCGGCGCGACAATCTATTATGTCGAGATGATGAAGCCGGCGAACGGGCAGCGCCCGATCCTCGCCCAGATGCCGACACCCGGCGATGTCGATGTCGTCATGGCTTCCGAATTCATGGAGGCTGGCCGTTCGATCCTGCGCGGAATCGTCACGCCGGATCGCACGACGCTCATCGCATCGAACCACCGTTCCTTCGCGATTTCCGAGAAAAGCGCGCCGGGCAAGGGCATTGCCGAGAGCGGCGCGGTCGTCGACGCCATCGGCATCAGCGCGCGGCGGCAGATCATCTTCGACATGGATGCGCTCGCCACGCGGAACGGAAGCGTCATCTCGGCCGCGATGTTCGGCGCGCTCGCCGGATCGGGCGTGCTGCCCTTCCCGATCGAGGACTATCACAGCGTGATCGGCAAGGACGGACGCGGCGTCGCGGCGAGCCTGCGGACCTTTGACAGGGCATTCGAACAGGCGACCCGTTCACCCGCACCGGCCGCCGAGCCCGTGGAGCCGGAGGGAGCATCGACCGATCCGGTACCGGAGACATCTTCCGACGCGCGGGTCGCGCCGCTGCTCGCGCGATTGCGGCAAGAGCTTCCCCAGGCAGCCTGGTCCATCGCGTTCGCCGGGCTGAAGAAGGTGGTCGATTTCCAGGATGAGGCCTATGGGCGGCAATATCTCGATACGCTGCGGCACGTCCATGCGATCGACAAGGAGATCGGCGGCGATGCCCAGGGCTTTGCGCTGACGGTGACGGCCGCAAAATATGCCGCGAACGCGATGGCCTATGACGATGTCATCCGCGTCGCCGACCTCAAGACCCGTAGCGCGCGGCGGAAACGGATCGAAGGCGAGATCGGGGTCGGCGCGCAACATATCCTCTCGACAACGGAATATATGCATCCGCGCATGGAGGAAATCGCGGGGATGCTGCCCGCCGGCCTTGCCAACTGGCTGAAGCGGCGGGAAGGATTGTATCGCTGGCTCGATCGCCGCGTGAACAAGGGACGGCGCGTCCGCACCTATTCGCCCGGTTCGTTCCTGATGCTCTACACGCTCGCGGGGCTGCGCGGCATGCGCCGGCGTTCGCTGCGCCATGTCGAAGAGGAAGCGCATCGGACCGAATGGCTCGATTTCGCGATGGAAATGGCGCGCCGCAATTATGAACTGGGCGTCGAAGTGCTGAAATGCCGTCGGCTGATCAAGGGCTATTCCGACACCCATGCGCGCGGATTGTCGAAGTTCGATCGGGTCATCGCCGAGATAGGACGGATCGCGGGCCGCAAGGATGCCGCCGGCTGGGCTCGCCGTCTGCGCGAGACCGCGATCAAGGATGGCGAGGATGCCGATCTTGACGGGCTGATCCGCACGATGCAGTCATTCGCGTGA
- a CDS encoding thiamine pyrophosphate-dependent enzyme produces MAERSFAREVEHLRLGDGDVFRGEAILAITKGLLQAGVAYVGGYQGSPISHLIDVLADAKDILDELDVNFQSSASEATAAAMLSASVMYPLRGAVAWKSTVGTNVASDALANLASGGVTGGAMVIVGEDYGEGSSIMQERTHAFAMKSQMWLLDPRPDHACIVNMIEKGFQLSEASNTPVMLEVRVRTCHMHGSFECKDNVRPSPTIREALEAPKRDLDRIVLPPAAYAHEQEKIRKRLPAAIDFIRDHKLNEVFGPQEAEVGIILQGGMYNNVIRALQYLGLSDAYGNTRIPLYVMNVTYPVIESEVADFVSGKNAVLIVEEGQPDYLEQALNTVLRRRDIQTRLWGKNVLPMGGDYTAHVIMKGVLSFMEGSAPRLLGNRPPLPEADSLLAEPAVERLKDVVPPRPPGLCTGCPERPIFAAMKLVQQEIGEHHVSADIGCHLFSILPPFNIGTTTMGFGLGGASAAAFGQKGNKRPIAVMGDGGFWHGGLTTGIGNAVFNKHDGVFLIVDNYYSSATGGQDILSSRAVNKNRDTNNPISKAVEGVGAKWVRQVDRTYNVGRMRSLLKEALTTEVEGPKVIIASSECMLNRQRREKPKTAGKIRDGKRVVIERFGVDEDICTGDHACIRLSGCPSLSVKHLDDPLRDDPVAAIDNSCVGCGNCGEVSEAAALCPSFYRADLIHNPTGWDRFKARMSMALIHFLQTRRDRRRISFGEA; encoded by the coding sequence ATGGCGGAGCGATCGTTCGCGCGGGAAGTGGAACATTTGCGGCTGGGGGATGGCGACGTCTTTCGCGGCGAGGCGATACTCGCGATCACCAAGGGATTGCTTCAGGCCGGGGTCGCCTATGTCGGCGGCTATCAGGGCTCGCCAATCTCCCACCTGATAGACGTGCTGGCCGACGCCAAGGATATCCTCGACGAACTGGACGTGAATTTCCAAAGCTCGGCGAGCGAGGCCACGGCGGCGGCGATGCTCTCCGCTTCGGTCATGTATCCGCTGCGCGGCGCGGTCGCTTGGAAATCGACGGTCGGAACCAACGTGGCATCCGACGCGCTCGCCAATCTGGCGTCGGGGGGCGTCACGGGCGGCGCGATGGTGATCGTGGGCGAGGATTATGGCGAAGGCTCCTCGATCATGCAGGAGCGCACCCATGCCTTCGCGATGAAATCGCAGATGTGGCTGCTCGACCCGCGCCCCGATCATGCCTGCATCGTCAACATGATCGAAAAGGGGTTCCAGCTGTCGGAAGCCTCCAACACGCCGGTCATGCTGGAAGTACGCGTGCGGACCTGCCACATGCATGGCAGCTTCGAATGCAAGGACAATGTGCGGCCCAGCCCGACGATCCGGGAAGCGCTCGAAGCGCCCAAGCGTGATCTCGACCGCATCGTGCTGCCGCCCGCAGCCTATGCGCATGAGCAGGAGAAGATCCGCAAGCGGTTGCCCGCGGCCATCGACTTCATCCGCGACCATAAGCTGAACGAGGTCTTCGGTCCGCAAGAGGCGGAAGTCGGCATCATCCTTCAGGGCGGCATGTACAACAACGTCATCCGCGCCCTGCAATATCTCGGCCTTTCCGACGCCTATGGCAATACGCGGATACCGCTCTACGTCATGAACGTCACCTATCCGGTCATCGAGAGCGAGGTCGCGGATTTCGTTTCGGGCAAAAACGCCGTGCTGATCGTCGAGGAAGGCCAGCCCGATTATCTGGAGCAGGCGCTCAACACCGTGCTGCGCCGGCGCGATATCCAGACGCGCCTATGGGGCAAGAACGTGCTGCCGATGGGAGGGGATTATACCGCCCATGTCATCATGAAGGGCGTGCTGTCCTTTATGGAAGGCAGCGCGCCGCGCCTGCTCGGCAACCGCCCTCCCCTGCCAGAAGCGGATTCCCTGCTGGCGGAGCCGGCGGTCGAACGATTGAAGGACGTCGTGCCGCCCCGGCCGCCGGGGCTTTGCACGGGCTGCCCGGAACGGCCGATCTTCGCGGCGATGAAGCTGGTCCAGCAGGAGATCGGCGAGCATCATGTATCGGCTGACATCGGCTGCCACCTCTTCTCCATTCTGCCGCCCTTCAACATCGGCACCACGACGATGGGCTTCGGCCTGGGCGGGGCATCGGCCGCCGCTTTCGGCCAGAAGGGCAACAAGCGGCCGATCGCGGTGATGGGCGACGGGGGTTTCTGGCACGGCGGGCTGACGACCGGGATCGGCAACGCCGTCTTCAACAAGCATGACGGCGTTTTCCTGATCGTCGACAATTATTATTCCTCCGCGACCGGCGGGCAGGACATCCTCTCCTCGCGCGCGGTCAACAAGAACCGCGATACGAACAATCCGATATCGAAGGCGGTCGAAGGCGTGGGCGCGAAGTGGGTGCGCCAGGTCGACCGGACCTATAATGTCGGGCGCATGCGCTCGCTGCTCAAGGAAGCGCTGACGACCGAGGTCGAAGGGCCGAAGGTCATCATCGCCTCCTCCGAATGCATGCTCAACCGCCAGCGCCGCGAGAAACCGAAAACGGCCGGGAAAATCCGCGATGGCAAGCGCGTGGTGATCGAGCGTTTCGGGGTGGACGAGGACATCTGCACGGGCGACCATGCCTGCATCCGTCTTTCCGGCTGTCCGTCGCTTTCGGTCAAGCATCTCGACGATCCGCTGCGCGACGATCCCGTCGCCGCCATCGACAATAGTTGCGTGGGATGCGGCAATTGCGGCGAAGTGTCAGAGGCGGCGGCGCTGTGCCCGTCCTTCTACCGCGCCGACCTGATCCACAACCCGACCGGCTGGGACCGGTTCAAGGCAAGGATGTCGATGGCGCTCATCCATTTTCTCCAGACCAGGCGCGACCGGCGCCGGATCAGCTTCGGAGAAGCCTGA
- a CDS encoding DUF4185 domain-containing protein → MTDRRDFLKGAGAVSMGIALAPAALAAAPFASNNAERVRAAQRRDDTILRLGGLGDGYKMSWAADDRQIIAVNDGPGWADPPQAFYNSRLWAAAGSPPDVSFTDLPGYPELNLSARPEDAPHYFGHGLLAARGRLYQFLSTLDRAEDRPRRWTGAKLIYSDDGGSNWRNRDGSSPVVWEDWDEQSRDRFTFFNEPDGCFSLLSILQMGRDYGANRDGYIYVYGTNGSVDGRMNELVLFRAPADRLPDRSAYEYYAGQRRGDARWTADIGQRKPVHVFPRGWVNYTNLFPGDLVVESWLPSVVFNEPLGLYMMANAGIGCAPDGTEFGKPSYFGIWVAATPWGPWRQIHEETAWTPGGDGEARAYAPQISPKWIAPDGKSFWIAWADLKGIHAFGRDEALLSSALEKAEGPAQNAAIQTEFLRRYMPGFSCNAQRVDLRMT, encoded by the coding sequence ATGACCGATAGACGCGATTTCCTGAAGGGAGCAGGCGCCGTCAGTATGGGCATCGCCCTGGCGCCGGCCGCCCTTGCCGCTGCACCGTTCGCCAGCAACAATGCCGAGCGGGTGCGCGCGGCACAGCGGCGCGACGACACCATCCTGCGGTTGGGAGGGCTGGGCGACGGATACAAGATGAGCTGGGCGGCCGACGACCGCCAGATCATCGCCGTCAATGACGGGCCGGGATGGGCCGACCCTCCCCAGGCTTTCTACAACAGCCGCCTGTGGGCGGCGGCAGGATCGCCCCCCGATGTGTCCTTCACCGACCTGCCGGGCTATCCCGAACTCAACCTGTCGGCCCGGCCCGAAGACGCGCCCCATTATTTTGGGCATGGCCTGCTGGCGGCGCGGGGCAGGCTCTACCAGTTCCTGAGCACGCTCGACCGGGCGGAGGATCGCCCGCGGCGCTGGACGGGCGCGAAGCTGATCTACTCCGACGACGGCGGATCGAACTGGCGCAACCGGGATGGATCGTCGCCTGTCGTGTGGGAGGATTGGGACGAGCAATCGCGCGATCGCTTCACCTTCTTCAACGAACCGGACGGGTGCTTCTCGCTGCTCTCGATCCTCCAGATGGGCCGTGATTATGGCGCGAACCGCGACGGCTATATCTATGTGTACGGAACCAACGGCAGCGTCGACGGCCGGATGAACGAACTGGTGCTGTTCCGGGCACCGGCGGACCGCCTTCCGGATCGTTCCGCCTATGAATATTATGCCGGGCAGCGGCGCGGCGACGCCCGCTGGACGGCGGATATCGGGCAGCGCAAACCCGTCCATGTCTTCCCGCGGGGATGGGTCAATTACACCAATCTCTTTCCCGGCGATCTGGTCGTGGAATCATGGCTCCCCAGCGTCGTCTTCAACGAGCCGCTGGGTCTGTACATGATGGCGAACGCGGGGATCGGCTGCGCGCCCGACGGAACCGAATTCGGCAAGCCGAGCTATTTCGGCATCTGGGTCGCCGCCACGCCGTGGGGACCGTGGCGGCAGATTCACGAAGAAACGGCATGGACGCCCGGCGGGGACGGCGAAGCACGCGCCTATGCGCCCCAGATTTCGCCGAAATGGATCGCGCCAGACGGAAAGTCCTTCTGGATCGCATGGGCGGACCTCAAGGGCATCCATGCCTTCGGACGCGACGAGGCGCTACTGTCGTCGGCGCTGGAAAAGGCGGAGGGACCGGCGCAGAACGCCGCCATCCAGACCGAATTCCTGCGGCGCTACATGCCGGGCTTCTCATGCAATGCGCAGCGCGTCGATCTGCGCATGACCTGA
- a CDS encoding DUF6152 family protein, producing MLLAATICFAALAGMTSVADAHHSFAMFDQTKQSTKTKTVVTEFRYTNPHSFVLVKARDEKGAMQIFTLECNSVNMLSRLGWKPSILKAGDVVDITFYPLRNGKPGGMLKTIKTPDGKTLNAW from the coding sequence ATGCTGCTGGCCGCGACCATTTGTTTCGCGGCGCTGGCGGGCATGACGTCGGTCGCGGACGCGCACCATTCATTTGCCATGTTCGACCAGACCAAACAGTCCACCAAGACGAAGACGGTCGTCACCGAATTCCGATACACCAATCCCCATTCGTTCGTTCTCGTGAAAGCGCGGGACGAAAAAGGCGCCATGCAGATATTCACGCTGGAATGTAACAGCGTGAACATGTTGTCCCGCCTCGGCTGGAAACCCTCCATCCTTAAAGCCGGCGATGTTGTGGACATAACTTTCTACCCGCTGCGCAACGGAAAGCCGGGTGGGATGCTCAAGACCATCAAGACACCCGATGGAAAGACGCTCAACGCCTGGTGA